From the Lysinibacillus fusiformis genome, the window ATTAACGTAACTTTAGAAGATGGTACTATCTATAGCCTCGAACGTTATAAAGGAAAGCCCTTGTTAATTGTTAATACAGCTTCCAAATGTGGCTTTACACCACAATTTGAAGAATTAGAAGGTCTCTATGAAAAATATCAGGAGCAAGGTCTGGTTGTACTTGGTTTTCCGTCAAATCAATTTAAACAAGAGCTAGCGACAGCTGAAGAAGCGGCCTCCCAATGTCGACTGACATATGGTGTGACGTTCCCAATGCATGAGATAGTTAAGGTAAATGGTAAAGAAGCACATCCTATTTTCGATTATCTTACTTCTCACTCCAAAGGATTTTTAGGTAATAGTGTTAAATGGAACTTTACAAAATTCCTTGTAAATCGTAATGGAGAGGTTGTTGGACGGTATGCATCAGCAGATAAGCCAAGTAGCTTTGAGGAAGATATTCAAAAAGTATTAGCACAATAGATTAGAAAAGGTTCATGCACAGTTTGTGTATGAATCTTTTTTTGTCTACAAATTTCAAAAAGCAGATGATTTAAGGTTGCTGTAAGCTTGCGACAAATTTGTTGTAAGTTTGAGGTCGTATACTAAAGTCAGAAAGAAGAGGTGAGCGTATATGACGCCATTATTAAAGGTACAAAACGTTGGAAAAACTTACGGCAAAGGCGCAAATACTTTTACAGCGCTATCGAATATATCATTTGAAGTTGAAAAAGGAGAGTTTGTTGGTGTAATGGGTCCTTCTGGGGCTGGGAAATCTACGCTTCTAAATGTATTAGCAACGATTGATACACCAACGACTGGTGAAATAATTATTGAGGATACTCATTTAGCACGTATGAAGGATGCTGAATTAGCGGATTTTCGTCGTGATAATTTAGGGTTTATTTTCCAAGACTATAACTTGCTTGATTCTTTAACAGTGCGAGAAAATATTGTTTTACCACTAGCGATTGCAAAAATGCCGACAAGGGCTATTAATGCAAGGGTTGATCGTATTGCTGCACTGTTTGGTATAAGTGATTTGCTAGATAAATATCCTTATCAAATATCAGGTGGGCAAAAGCAACGTACTGCCTCCTCACGAGCATTAGTGACAGAGCCGAAACTAATCTTTGCCGATGAGCCTACAGGTGCGCTTGATTCAAAATCCGCAACAGATTTACTAGAAAGCTTAAGTGATTTGAACCAATCTCAAGCCGCAACGATTATGATGGTAACCCATGATGCCTTTGCAGCTAGCTTCTGCCAGCGCATATTATTTATTCAGGATGGACAGCTTTCTAAGGAAATTCAACGTGGGACTCTAACAAGGAAGCAATTTTTCCAAGAGATCTTACAGGTGCTGTCTAGCATCGGGGGTGGAGTAAATGACGTTATTTAGCTTAGCGCGGAAAAATATTCAACGCAATATGTCGAATTACTTTTTATATATTGCCTCGATGGTATTTAGTATCGTTATTTACTTTACGTTTGTGACGCTCAAATACAATGATGATCTTTCAGCCTTAAAGCAATCGTCACAACAAATTAAAGGATTGATGAGTGCCTCGTCCGTAGTACTTCTGTTCTTCATTGTTATCTTTATGGCCTATTCCAATTCGTTTTTTATGAAGAAGCGGAAAAAAGAAGTGGCCCTTTACTCTTTACTAGGTGTGCGTAAGCAAAAAATCGGCTTAATGCTCTTTTTTGAGAATTTAGTGATAGGGCTTGTTTCTCTAGTACTTGGTATTGTTCTAGGATTCTTTATGTCTCAAGGGCTGTTAATGATTTTAGTACGCTTAATGGGCTATGAAGTGGTTGGTAGCCTGACATTTTCAATGGAGGCACTAATTAATACAACGGGCATTTTTACTCTACTGTTTTTATTTACGTCCTTACAGGGATATCGTGTGATTTATCAATTTAAGCTAATTGATTTATTCCATGCAGACAAACAGGGGGAGCAAATTCCACGTGCATCATTAGTAGCCGCTTTACTTGGTACTGTACTTATTGCATTTGGTTATTATACAGCTGCCTCTGATATGTTTACGAGTGAAATATGGCGATTCTTTACGGTGTTAGGGACGCCATTAATGGTTATAGGCGTAACGATTGCAGGGACATACCTTCTATTCCATAGTGTGAGCGTCTTTGTGTTAACGGCATTAAAAAGAGCAACATCATGGTCTTGGAAGGGCTTAAACTTAATTGGTGTTTCTCAATTATTGTATCGTATCAGAGCCAATGCAAAATCGTTGTCGATCATTGCAATTTTAAGTGCCACAACGATTACTGCTGGCGGTGGTGTCTTTGGCATGTATTACAATGCAGAAGCAAGTGTGCGTCAGATGCTGCCAAATACATTTATGTGGAAAGGCGAGACAGTAGAATTTTCTCAAGAAGATGTCTTATATAATGAAGCACTGGCTGTGAAAAATCTACGTGTTGATAATGAATTGTCGTTTTTCGAATATACATTACTGAAGGAATCGGATTATAATCGATTAGCGAAATTACAAGGCAAGGATAGAGAGCTACACATTGCAGATGGCTCTACGGTTTTACTTGATGCAGCCTTCGATGAACGATTTTCACATGATTTTACAGGTGAAGATTTTAAACTACAAAACGGAGATTCCTTCCATGTAGATAAAATGTACATGGATAGCGTCCTAAACTTTATAGCAGCGGGAACAGTACTCGTTGTGAATGATCAGGAATTTAAGGCTACAGATGCCGATGAGATGATCATGCAGGTCGTTGGATTGGACAATGATTTGAAACAGCAGGATGTGTCAAAAGACATTTACAAGCAATTGTCTTTTGAACAGCAAGAATCCTTCTCGAGTGTACCGCAAAGCTATGAGGATAGTTTAGCAACAGTTGGTGCCCTATTGTTTGTAGGAAGCTTTCTGGGATTGGTTTTCCTAGCGGCAACGGGTAGTATCATCTATTTCAAAATTTTAACGGAAGCTGAAGAAGATCAGGCGAAATATGCTATTTTAAATAAAATTGGTGTAAATAGTAAGCAAATATTAAAGACAGTAGCAGGACAGGTGGCTGTCATTTTTAGTGCTCCACTTATTGTAGGTATTGTGCATAGTGCGTTTGCATTACTAGCATTTTCACAGCTATTTGGCATGAATATTACAAAGCCAGTCATTCTGTGGATGATTGCATATTCAGCTATTTACTTTATTTATTATGTCTTTACCGTGCGTTCGTTCTATAAAATAGTGAGACAGGGGAATTAATATGAAAAAAGTATTTTTCGGAATAGGTGCGTTGTTCATCTTATTCGTAGCAGGATTGGTTGTATTGATGACTGTAGACTTTAACCGATTAAATAAAGACACATACTATGTCCATATTACAGCTGATGGTGAGGTAGAGGAGTATAAGACAGATAGTGGTGAAATCTTTAAAATGTATTGGTATGAGCTACCTACTTACGATAAAAATGGGGAAGAGAAAACATTAAAGTTTTCAGCTCACAAAAATTTACGCCAGGATGCTTATTTAAAGCTTTACGTGAAAAAGGAAACGGAAGTCACTTCATTTGATGAAGTAAAATTCCATGAATTACCTAAAAAAGTACAGAATCAAATGAAATAGCACAAAGGGGGAGTCTCATAAATTTGAGACTCCTCCTTTTCTACACAAAAGCAAAGTATAACGAAGCACCAGTGGCAAAAGTGTATTAAAATTTCCTGTTTTTAAGAGAATCCTAAATTTCTTGGTTTGGACTTGGAAATTCCTTTTGTAAATAAATAATAACGCTTGTACCTTTTCCTTTTTCTGAGGTGATGGTCACTGTTCCTCCATGGGCCTCGATGATATCTCTAGCAATTGCTGTACCTAAACCAGTACCAGCTGTTTTGTCCGTATTTGTACCTCGGTAATAGCGCTCAAAAATATGTTCAAGATCCTCTGGGGCTATCCCTTTGCCATTATCACAAATTGTAATAGTATTCTCATCAACAGACACATGAACAGATACATCTGGAACATTATGAAGGAGCGCATTGTGTAAAAAGTTCATGATAGCTCTGCGCATAAAATGTTCATCGATTTGATGCAGACTATTCTCAGTGACTGCCTCGAACGCAAGATTAGCCTGTTCATATTGTGGTGTATTTAATGTTTCAATCACTATCTCACGAATGAAAGGCACCATGTTAACTTCTTTTCGTGTAAGTGGAAGCTGTTGATGTCTTAAACGCATCGTTAAATTTAAGTCATCCAGTAGATTTTGCATATGCAATGATTGTTTTTCTATAATTTGTGCGTACGCCATTTGCTCAATATTTGTTATTTGTGCATCATTTAATAGTTCTGCATAACCCCGAATAGAGGCTAGTGGCGTTTTCATATCGTGGGAGACATTACTGATCCATTCTTCACGCATAATCTCTAGTCTCTTTCTCTCCTGTTCATGGGCTGCCAATTCTCGTGATACTTCATTTAAGTTTTCAAAAACTGGCTTGTAGACACCACCAGGAGCTTTAACAGACTTATGATCATGATTCTTTAAATGATGAATGCGCTCTATCATCGCATATAGAGGTTTCGTTAATGTACGACCAAAAAGCCATCCTACCAATGTAGCTACTAATAAGTCAGCAATCACGATGAACAATCCAAATTTCCCTATAAACTGTAAGAGTGATGTACCAGAAACATGCGTAACAAATCTTGTAACACCACTACCTTTAATACCAATTAAATAACTAAAAGCATCCTTACTGCCAATATACACCGTAGTATCAGAATCAAATTCTTTATATTTATATACTTGAATTAAGTCGATAGGTGCATAGTGCGATGGTGCTTTATCTGGCGCAAAATGAGCATCAATAACTTGACCATTTTCATCAAGCAATTGTATCCAAGCATTTCTTTGATGCAATTGTTCAAGTCCGTCTGCATTGATGGAGGTTGCTCCATTTTTTATTTCAATATATTTTTGAAATTCCCGCACAAAGTTTTCCTCTTTAGTGGCAGAAGCGCCTTCAGAATCAGTTGCAAACCGATAAGTAAGAAGTCCCATGAAGATAGCTGTATTGACGAAAATAACAATGATGACTATAGAAAGCACGGAAAGGAGAAAGCGAGCCGTTAATTTCCACTTCATTCTTGTGCCTCTTTTGGAATGATAAATTTATAGCCAAGTCCTTTTACGGTTGTGATATATAGCGGGTTAGAGGGATCCTGCTCAATTTTTTCACGTAAACGGCGAATATGCACCATAACCGTGTTATCAGAACCAAAAAAATCCTCTCCCCATACACGTTCAAACAATGTTTCTTTACTTAAGATTCGATTGGGATTGTGCATAAAGCACGCCATTAAACCAATTTCCTTAGCTGTTAACTCCAATAAAACGCCATCTTTATGGACCTCTGTTTCATCTGCATTCAACTGAAATGGTCCAATCTGTAGCGCTTTTTCGACAATGTTCGTTACGGTATCTTGTGTTTGATAGCCAGCTCTACGTAATTGAGCCTTCACACGATAAGCAACTTCTTTAGGGCTAAAAGGTTTTGTAATATAATCATCTCCGCCAATGGCAAGCCCTAAAATTTTATCAATTTCTTCATTTTTAGCAGACATAAAGAGCACAGGGACATGTGATACTTCACGGATACGTCTACATAAATCGTAGCCCTCACCATCTGGAAGCATGACATCTAGAAGTACAATATCGGGTGTTGTTTGTTGAAAGCTTGTCCAAGCATCGTGGATGGTGCCAGCTGTATGAATTTGTTTATAGCCCTCTTTTTGTAAGCTTACTTTTAGCAGATTGGCTAAATCAGCCTCATCATCCACTACTAAAATAGTTGGTTCTTGCACTTGTTCACACGACCTTTCGATTTGGAAAAATTTTTTACTGACAATCATTATAAATGAAATGTATAGGAAAGAGGAAATGTTGAGTAGTATAGCTTAACCAGCAAATGCTTTTATTCTAAAAGAGAAGCAGTCATTTTGTATATAAAACGCTACATTGTGAAACCTTTACAGATTGTAAAGCGTAAAAAGAGTATGACAAATTAGGAGGAATGACGATGTTTAAAAAAATAGCAGCAGATGCACTTGGACTTTCAGATATCGGGGTGGTTGTGCCGCGAGAGGATTATGATAAAACAGATGCAGATGATTTTATCCTACATGAAATTGACGAAAAAATTTATTTTTTAATTAAAACGAAAGCAGATGAATATTGCTTTACGAATCGTGCCATTATTCATGTGGATGGCGAAAGCGCTATGAGCAAGAAACGATTACTGCGACGCTATGACTATTCTATGTATACTGTGACAGAAGTTTTTCTCGAAACAGCAGGAACAATCGACCTTGATGTCGAAATTAAGTT encodes:
- a CDS encoding YxeA family protein; this translates as MKKVFFGIGALFILFVAGLVVLMTVDFNRLNKDTYYVHITADGEVEEYKTDSGEIFKMYWYELPTYDKNGEEKTLKFSAHKNLRQDAYLKLYVKKETEVTSFDEVKFHELPKKVQNQMK
- a CDS encoding sensor histidine kinase, with protein sequence MKWKLTARFLLSVLSIVIIVIFVNTAIFMGLLTYRFATDSEGASATKEENFVREFQKYIEIKNGATSINADGLEQLHQRNAWIQLLDENGQVIDAHFAPDKAPSHYAPIDLIQVYKYKEFDSDTTVYIGSKDAFSYLIGIKGSGVTRFVTHVSGTSLLQFIGKFGLFIVIADLLVATLVGWLFGRTLTKPLYAMIERIHHLKNHDHKSVKAPGGVYKPVFENLNEVSRELAAHEQERKRLEIMREEWISNVSHDMKTPLASIRGYAELLNDAQITNIEQMAYAQIIEKQSLHMQNLLDDLNLTMRLRHQQLPLTRKEVNMVPFIREIVIETLNTPQYEQANLAFEAVTENSLHQIDEHFMRRAIMNFLHNALLHNVPDVSVHVSVDENTITICDNGKGIAPEDLEHIFERYYRGTNTDKTAGTGLGTAIARDIIEAHGGTVTITSEKGKGTSVIIYLQKEFPSPNQEI
- a CDS encoding ABC transporter permease, which codes for MTLFSLARKNIQRNMSNYFLYIASMVFSIVIYFTFVTLKYNDDLSALKQSSQQIKGLMSASSVVLLFFIVIFMAYSNSFFMKKRKKEVALYSLLGVRKQKIGLMLFFENLVIGLVSLVLGIVLGFFMSQGLLMILVRLMGYEVVGSLTFSMEALINTTGIFTLLFLFTSLQGYRVIYQFKLIDLFHADKQGEQIPRASLVAALLGTVLIAFGYYTAASDMFTSEIWRFFTVLGTPLMVIGVTIAGTYLLFHSVSVFVLTALKRATSWSWKGLNLIGVSQLLYRIRANAKSLSIIAILSATTITAGGGVFGMYYNAEASVRQMLPNTFMWKGETVEFSQEDVLYNEALAVKNLRVDNELSFFEYTLLKESDYNRLAKLQGKDRELHIADGSTVLLDAAFDERFSHDFTGEDFKLQNGDSFHVDKMYMDSVLNFIAAGTVLVVNDQEFKATDADEMIMQVVGLDNDLKQQDVSKDIYKQLSFEQQESFSSVPQSYEDSLATVGALLFVGSFLGLVFLAATGSIIYFKILTEAEEDQAKYAILNKIGVNSKQILKTVAGQVAVIFSAPLIVGIVHSAFALLAFSQLFGMNITKPVILWMIAYSAIYFIYYVFTVRSFYKIVRQGN
- a CDS encoding response regulator transcription factor; protein product: MQEPTILVVDDEADLANLLKVSLQKEGYKQIHTAGTIHDAWTSFQQTTPDIVLLDVMLPDGEGYDLCRRIREVSHVPVLFMSAKNEEIDKILGLAIGGDDYITKPFSPKEVAYRVKAQLRRAGYQTQDTVTNIVEKALQIGPFQLNADETEVHKDGVLLELTAKEIGLMACFMHNPNRILSKETLFERVWGEDFFGSDNTVMVHIRRLREKIEQDPSNPLYITTVKGLGYKFIIPKEAQE
- a CDS encoding glutathione peroxidase; this encodes MSIYDINVTLEDGTIYSLERYKGKPLLIVNTASKCGFTPQFEELEGLYEKYQEQGLVVLGFPSNQFKQELATAEEAASQCRLTYGVTFPMHEIVKVNGKEAHPIFDYLTSHSKGFLGNSVKWNFTKFLVNRNGEVVGRYASADKPSSFEEDIQKVLAQ
- a CDS encoding PH domain-containing protein; translation: MFKKIAADALGLSDIGVVVPREDYDKTDADDFILHEIDEKIYFLIKTKADEYCFTNRAIIHVDGESAMSKKRLLRRYDYSMYTVTEVFLETAGTIDLDVEIKFTIGNSPLSIDIHKRFIDDIKDLYKALHAISYEQKNNAYKLEVAEKSLNIASSSLGRIGNDNISPSASFEEITRFANTWMIDHKDKYKKEDFSHIFDLYMNN
- a CDS encoding ABC transporter ATP-binding protein; this encodes MTPLLKVQNVGKTYGKGANTFTALSNISFEVEKGEFVGVMGPSGAGKSTLLNVLATIDTPTTGEIIIEDTHLARMKDAELADFRRDNLGFIFQDYNLLDSLTVRENIVLPLAIAKMPTRAINARVDRIAALFGISDLLDKYPYQISGGQKQRTASSRALVTEPKLIFADEPTGALDSKSATDLLESLSDLNQSQAATIMMVTHDAFAASFCQRILFIQDGQLSKEIQRGTLTRKQFFQEILQVLSSIGGGVNDVI